A single window of Chitinophaga sp. XS-30 DNA harbors:
- a CDS encoding fumarate reductase/succinate dehydrogenase flavoprotein subunit gives MLNAKIPAGPLETKWSKYKSTVKLVNPANKRKLEVIVIGTGLAGASAAASLAELGYKVKAFCFQDSPRRAHSIAAQGGINAAKNYQNDGDSVFRLFYDTVKGGDYRAREGNVYRLAEVSASIIDQCVAQGVPFAREYGGLLSNRSFGGTQVQRTFYAAGQTGQQLLLGAYSALQRQVALGNVKMYNRHEMLDIVMVDGKARGIIARDLVSGKLERHFGHAVLLCSGGYGNVFYLSTNAMGSNVTAAWKAHKRGAYFGNPCFTQIHPTCIPVSGDHQSKLTLMSESLRNDGRIWVPKKKDDNRKATDIPEDERDYYLERRYPAFGNLVPRDVASRAAKERCDEGYGVGASKMAVYLDFAEAIVRYGKIEASKKGDDNASQEEIIKLGKAVVAEKYGNLFDMYAKITGENPYETPMRIYPAVHYTMGGLWVDYELMTTVPGLYALGEANFSDHGANRLGASALMQGLADGYFVIPYTVGNYLADEIHTKPLPLDHPAFVETEKAVQQQLDTLMGIQGQHSVDHFHKALGKIMWDKCGMARNEKGLKEAIVEIQALRAEFWKNVRIPGSQHAFNPELEKAGRVADFLELGELMCKDALERNESCGGHFREESQTEEGEAKRDDDNYAYVAAWEYKGPGSSELHKEALTFDIVHPTQRSYK, from the coding sequence ATGTTGAACGCAAAAATTCCTGCCGGACCGCTGGAAACCAAGTGGAGCAAATATAAAAGCACCGTGAAGCTGGTGAATCCCGCCAATAAACGGAAACTGGAAGTGATCGTAATAGGCACCGGTCTCGCCGGCGCTTCCGCCGCTGCTTCCCTCGCTGAACTGGGTTACAAGGTGAAAGCTTTCTGTTTCCAGGATAGTCCCCGCCGCGCGCACAGCATTGCTGCACAGGGCGGGATCAATGCCGCAAAGAATTACCAGAACGACGGGGACTCCGTATTCCGTCTTTTTTATGATACTGTAAAAGGTGGTGACTACCGCGCCCGTGAAGGCAACGTGTACCGCCTTGCCGAAGTGAGCGCATCTATCATCGACCAGTGCGTGGCGCAGGGTGTGCCTTTCGCCCGTGAATATGGGGGATTGCTCAGCAACCGCTCTTTTGGCGGTACGCAGGTACAGCGTACGTTCTATGCCGCCGGGCAGACCGGTCAGCAGTTGTTGCTCGGCGCTTATTCCGCCCTGCAGCGCCAGGTAGCCCTTGGTAACGTGAAAATGTACAACCGCCATGAAATGCTGGACATCGTAATGGTGGACGGCAAAGCCCGCGGCATCATTGCCCGGGACCTGGTGAGCGGCAAGCTGGAAAGACATTTCGGCCACGCCGTGCTCCTGTGCAGCGGCGGTTATGGCAACGTATTCTACCTGTCTACCAACGCCATGGGCTCCAATGTTACCGCCGCCTGGAAAGCGCACAAACGCGGTGCATACTTCGGCAACCCCTGCTTCACGCAGATCCACCCGACCTGCATCCCCGTTTCCGGCGACCATCAGAGCAAACTGACCCTCATGTCAGAATCCCTGCGTAACGACGGGCGCATCTGGGTACCCAAGAAAAAGGACGATAACCGCAAAGCCACCGATATACCCGAAGATGAAAGGGATTATTATCTCGAAAGAAGATATCCCGCCTTCGGTAACCTCGTTCCCCGTGACGTAGCCTCCCGCGCAGCAAAAGAAAGATGCGACGAAGGTTACGGCGTAGGCGCTTCGAAAATGGCCGTGTACCTCGATTTTGCCGAAGCTATCGTACGGTACGGCAAGATCGAGGCCAGCAAAAAAGGCGATGACAACGCCAGCCAGGAAGAGATCATCAAACTGGGTAAAGCGGTAGTGGCCGAGAAATACGGCAACCTCTTCGATATGTACGCCAAGATCACCGGCGAAAATCCATACGAAACCCCGATGCGCATTTATCCCGCGGTGCATTACACCATGGGCGGCCTCTGGGTGGATTACGAACTGATGACCACCGTACCGGGCCTCTACGCCCTCGGTGAAGCCAACTTCTCCGATCACGGCGCTAACCGCCTCGGCGCATCAGCGCTGATGCAGGGACTGGCAGACGGTTATTTCGTGATCCCGTACACCGTTGGTAATTACCTGGCAGACGAGATCCATACCAAACCCCTGCCGCTGGACCATCCCGCTTTCGTGGAAACAGAGAAAGCCGTACAGCAGCAACTGGATACCCTCATGGGCATCCAGGGCCAGCATTCGGTAGACCACTTCCATAAAGCCCTCGGCAAGATCATGTGGGACAAATGCGGTATGGCCAGGAATGAAAAAGGACTGAAAGAAGCGATCGTAGAAATACAGGCATTAAGGGCTGAATTCTGGAAGAACGTACGCATCCCCGGTTCACAGCACGCGTTCAATCCCGAGCTGGAAAAAGCAGGCCGCGTGGCAGACTTCCTTGAACTGGGCGAACTGATGTGCAAAGACGCACTGGAAAGGAACGAATCCTGCGGCGGGCACTTCCGCGAAGAATCGCAGACCGAAGAAGGCGAAGCAAAACGTGATGACGACAATTATGCATACGTAGCCGCATGGGAATACAAAGGCCCGGGCAGCTCCGAACTGCACAAGGAAGCACTGACGTTCGATATCGTTCATCCGACACAGCGCAGCTACAAATAA
- a CDS encoding S9 family peptidase: MKHITPFIIIVAVTACNTNGKKLEKINVAPPTVEKIKKEMTIHGDTRIDNYYWLNERENPKVIAYLEAENKYLDTMLSPVKELREQLYEEMKGRIKEKDESVPYFSNGYLYYTRYEEGKEYPVYCRKKGSDSSPEEIILNVNDLAKGHAYFSAVGLNVSRDNKLLAYGVDTVSRRKYTIYIKNLETGELMSDAIPETTGGSTWANDNKTLFYTRKNPTTLRSERIEKHLLGTDAATDKTVFFEADETYSTYVYKTKSKQYIVIGSGSTLSSEYRILDADRPDGAFRVFHPREKDMLYDIDHRGDKFFIVTNQDAKNFRLMECPLDKTSKDNWKEVVPHRADVLLQGIDVFNDYLVLSERKNGLTQIRVMNTGTQQEHYLDFGEPAYTAYSSVNPEMDAKVLRYSYTSLTTPFSTYDYNMETKEKELKKQQEVIGGYDPKNYVTERLFAKAKDGVQVPISLVYKKGFEKNGQQPLLLYGYGSYGNSMDATFNSNRISLLDRGFCYAIAHIRGGQEMGRHWYEDGKMFKKINTFTDFIDCAEYLVQQKYTGREHLYAMGGSAGGLLMGAIVNMRPDLWHGIVAAVPFVDVVTTMLDETIPLTTGEFDEWGNPKNKDSYEYMKSYSPYDNVEKKAYPNMLITTGLHDSQVQYFEPAKWVAKLREMKTDDNLLLMETNMEAGHGGASGRFRALKDVALQYGFLLYLEGITK, encoded by the coding sequence ATGAAACATATTACCCCTTTTATCATTATCGTGGCCGTAACGGCCTGCAATACAAACGGAAAGAAATTGGAAAAGATAAACGTGGCGCCGCCAACAGTGGAAAAGATCAAAAAGGAAATGACGATCCACGGAGATACCCGGATCGATAATTATTACTGGCTCAACGAAAGGGAAAACCCCAAGGTTATCGCCTATCTCGAAGCGGAAAACAAATACCTGGATACCATGCTTTCGCCCGTAAAGGAATTGCGGGAGCAGCTGTATGAAGAAATGAAAGGCCGCATCAAGGAAAAAGATGAAAGCGTGCCTTATTTTTCCAATGGTTATCTCTATTACACCCGCTACGAAGAAGGAAAAGAATACCCGGTCTATTGCCGGAAAAAAGGCAGCGATTCCTCGCCCGAAGAGATCATCCTGAATGTGAACGACCTGGCCAAAGGCCATGCCTATTTCAGCGCGGTGGGCCTGAACGTGAGCCGGGATAACAAGCTGCTGGCCTATGGCGTGGATACCGTGAGCCGGCGCAAATACACTATTTATATCAAGAACCTGGAAACCGGCGAACTGATGAGCGATGCCATTCCCGAAACCACCGGCGGTTCCACCTGGGCGAATGATAACAAAACGCTGTTCTATACCCGTAAGAACCCCACCACGCTGCGTTCCGAACGCATCGAAAAACATCTGCTCGGAACGGATGCGGCTACGGATAAAACCGTATTCTTCGAAGCAGATGAAACCTACAGCACCTACGTGTACAAAACGAAATCAAAACAATACATCGTGATCGGCAGCGGCAGCACCCTGTCCTCCGAATACCGCATCCTGGATGCAGACCGGCCGGATGGCGCTTTCCGCGTTTTCCATCCCCGGGAGAAAGATATGTTGTACGATATCGATCACCGCGGGGACAAGTTCTTCATCGTTACCAACCAGGACGCGAAGAACTTCCGGCTGATGGAATGCCCGCTGGACAAAACGTCCAAAGACAACTGGAAAGAAGTAGTGCCGCATCGCGCGGATGTGCTGTTGCAAGGCATCGATGTGTTCAACGACTACCTGGTGCTGAGCGAAAGGAAGAACGGGCTGACGCAGATACGGGTGATGAATACCGGTACGCAGCAGGAGCATTACCTGGACTTCGGAGAGCCGGCCTATACCGCCTATTCCTCCGTCAACCCGGAAATGGACGCCAAAGTACTCCGCTACAGCTATACCTCGCTCACCACACCTTTCTCCACGTATGACTATAACATGGAAACAAAGGAGAAGGAACTGAAGAAACAACAGGAGGTGATCGGCGGGTATGATCCGAAGAACTACGTGACGGAAAGGCTTTTTGCGAAGGCGAAGGATGGGGTACAGGTGCCCATATCGCTGGTGTATAAAAAAGGATTTGAAAAGAACGGACAGCAGCCTTTACTGCTGTATGGTTATGGCTCCTATGGCAATTCCATGGATGCTACCTTCAATTCCAACCGTATCAGCCTGCTGGACCGCGGGTTTTGCTATGCCATCGCGCACATCCGCGGAGGGCAGGAGATGGGCCGCCATTGGTATGAGGACGGTAAAATGTTCAAAAAGATCAATACGTTCACGGATTTCATCGACTGTGCCGAATATCTTGTTCAGCAAAAATACACCGGCAGGGAGCATCTCTACGCCATGGGCGGCAGCGCCGGCGGATTGCTCATGGGCGCCATCGTGAACATGCGCCCGGACCTCTGGCATGGGATCGTGGCCGCAGTGCCGTTCGTGGATGTGGTAACCACCATGCTGGATGAAACCATTCCGCTGACCACCGGGGAGTTCGACGAATGGGGAAACCCCAAGAACAAGGATTCCTACGAATACATGAAATCCTATTCACCCTATGATAATGTGGAAAAGAAAGCCTATCCCAATATGCTGATCACCACCGGTCTGCATGACTCGCAGGTGCAGTACTTTGAGCCGGCTAAATGGGTGGCCAAACTCCGGGAGATGAAAACGGACGATAACCTGCTGCTGATGGAAACCAATATGGAAGCAGGCCACGGCGGTGCTTCCGGAAGATTCAGGGCGCTGAAGGACGTGGCGCTGCAGTATGGTTTTCTGCTGTATCTGGAAGGGATTACAAAGTAA
- a CDS encoding Gfo/Idh/MocA family protein gives MSSNSRRKFIKQLGSAAALMGAAPFSGLAADPARQYLIKQHKAIASNDKIRIAGIGMGIMGFGDVDCALKVPGVELVAVADLYNGHLEKAKTVYGNHLFTTRDYREILERKDIDAVIIATPDHWHDTQAIAAMEKGKHVYCEKPMVQQIEEGHQVIATQQRTKMVLQVGSQRVSSIALAEARKRYLAGDIGQLNLVEAKIDRHSALGAWQYSIPTDATPANIDFDTFLKDTPKVPFDPVRFFRWRNYQAYGTGVPGDLFVHLITGLHFMIGSKGPSRIFSSGNLVQWKDGRDVPDVMVAIFDYRETPEHPAFQMTLRVNFADGGGGSEYTRLIGTEGVLELGWNDFRIKQHKLPVAPGYGGWDTYNTFTKEQQEAFVKQYNAKYSAADQAAVKTEESAFRAPAGYDDRYDHFVNFFEAIRSGKPVVEDATFGLRAAGPALAANESYFRKKAIDWDAEKMRIL, from the coding sequence ATGTCCAGTAATTCCCGCAGAAAATTCATCAAACAGCTTGGCAGTGCCGCAGCACTCATGGGAGCGGCGCCTTTCAGCGGCCTGGCAGCTGATCCCGCCCGGCAATACCTCATCAAACAGCACAAAGCCATTGCCTCCAATGATAAAATTCGTATTGCCGGTATTGGCATGGGCATCATGGGGTTCGGCGACGTCGACTGCGCCCTGAAAGTGCCGGGCGTAGAACTGGTGGCCGTAGCCGACCTGTATAACGGGCACCTCGAAAAGGCAAAAACCGTGTATGGCAATCACCTCTTTACCACCCGCGATTACCGCGAAATACTGGAGAGAAAGGATATCGATGCCGTGATCATCGCTACGCCGGACCACTGGCACGATACCCAGGCCATCGCCGCGATGGAGAAAGGAAAGCATGTGTACTGCGAGAAACCCATGGTGCAGCAGATCGAAGAAGGGCACCAGGTGATCGCCACACAGCAAAGGACTAAAATGGTGCTGCAGGTAGGCAGCCAGCGCGTCAGCAGCATTGCCCTGGCGGAAGCGCGCAAACGGTATCTCGCAGGGGATATCGGGCAGCTGAACCTGGTGGAAGCGAAAATAGACCGGCACAGCGCCCTCGGCGCCTGGCAATATTCCATTCCCACGGACGCCACCCCGGCAAATATCGATTTTGATACTTTTCTGAAAGACACCCCCAAAGTGCCTTTCGATCCGGTGCGCTTCTTCCGCTGGCGCAACTACCAGGCATACGGTACCGGCGTTCCGGGCGACCTGTTCGTACATCTCATTACGGGCCTGCATTTCATGATCGGCTCCAAAGGCCCCAGCCGCATCTTCTCCTCAGGCAACCTGGTCCAGTGGAAAGACGGTCGGGATGTGCCGGATGTCATGGTCGCCATTTTCGATTACCGGGAAACACCGGAGCATCCCGCTTTCCAGATGACGCTGCGGGTGAATTTCGCGGACGGTGGCGGCGGATCGGAATACACCCGTCTTATCGGTACGGAAGGGGTGCTGGAACTGGGCTGGAACGACTTCCGGATAAAGCAGCATAAACTGCCCGTAGCGCCGGGTTATGGCGGCTGGGACACCTACAACACCTTCACGAAGGAACAGCAGGAAGCTTTCGTTAAACAGTACAATGCGAAATACAGCGCGGCAGACCAGGCCGCCGTTAAAACCGAAGAATCCGCTTTCCGGGCGCCTGCCGGGTATGATGACCGGTACGACCACTTCGTGAATTTCTTCGAGGCCATCCGTTCCGGAAAGCCCGTGGTGGAGGATGCCACCTTCGGCCTCCGCGCCGCAGGCCCCGCACTGGCGGCAAATGAGAGCTATTTCAGGAAAAAAGCGATAGACTGGGATGCGGAAAAGATGCGTATCCTTTAA
- a CDS encoding succinate dehydrogenase cytochrome b subunit, giving the protein MKWSQFFNTSIGRKLLVGATGFFLCAFVIVHLAGNISLLKDDGGEAFNTYAAFMGHNALIQFLAWGLKIIIVLHAVIAIVLTVQNRKARPVKYAVKPGNKTSSWFSRQMAIMGSILFIFIVIHLSQFWWAMHYGDINTVSYGAAEEVGDLYEVVYFAFEQLWIVVLYVIGMIALSFHLIHGFRSACQTFGLNHKKYNGMLNFVGVYFFGILIPAGFAVIPVVIFLKQI; this is encoded by the coding sequence ATGAAATGGTCGCAATTCTTTAATACCTCCATTGGTAGAAAGTTGCTGGTAGGTGCTACCGGTTTTTTCCTGTGCGCGTTCGTGATCGTACACCTGGCCGGGAACATCTCTTTGCTGAAAGACGATGGGGGTGAAGCCTTTAATACCTATGCGGCTTTCATGGGGCACAACGCGCTGATCCAGTTCCTGGCCTGGGGATTGAAGATCATCATCGTCCTGCATGCTGTGATTGCCATTGTGCTTACCGTTCAGAACCGCAAGGCCCGTCCTGTTAAATACGCGGTGAAGCCAGGTAACAAAACCTCCTCCTGGTTCAGCCGTCAAATGGCTATCATGGGCAGTATCCTCTTCATTTTTATTGTCATTCACCTCTCCCAGTTCTGGTGGGCCATGCATTATGGCGATATCAACACGGTCAGCTATGGTGCTGCTGAAGAAGTAGGCGATCTGTATGAAGTGGTGTATTTCGCGTTTGAACAGTTATGGATCGTGGTCCTGTATGTGATAGGGATGATCGCACTGTCTTTCCACCTGATCCATGGTTTCAGAAGCGCCTGCCAGACCTTCGGCCTGAACCATAAAAAGTACAACGGCATGCTCAATTTCGTCGGTGTTTATTTCTTCGGAATACTGATCCCGGCAGGTTTTGCAGTGATCCCCGTTGTTATTTTTCTTAAACAAATCTGA
- a CDS encoding succinate dehydrogenase/fumarate reductase iron-sulfur subunit, with amino-acid sequence MKLTLKVWRQQNTQDKGRFETYQVSDVSKDMSFLEVFDVLNERLINEGKDPIAFDHDCREGICGMCSMYINGRAHGPWNETTTCQLHMRAYNDGDTIVVEPWRAAAFPVIKDLTVDRTSFDRIIQAGGYISVNTGNAVDANAIPIDKHDADAAFAAAACIGCGACVAACKNSSAMLFTSAKVSQLALLPQGHPERKQRAMDMVAQMDKEGFGSCTNTGACEAECPKGISLTNIARLNREFMVAGLTSEA; translated from the coding sequence ATGAAGCTCACATTAAAAGTCTGGCGCCAGCAGAACACACAGGACAAAGGCCGGTTTGAGACCTACCAGGTTTCAGATGTCTCGAAGGATATGTCCTTCCTGGAAGTGTTCGATGTGCTGAATGAGCGTTTGATCAACGAAGGAAAAGATCCTATCGCATTTGACCACGACTGCCGTGAAGGTATCTGTGGCATGTGCTCCATGTATATCAATGGCCGTGCACACGGCCCCTGGAATGAAACCACTACCTGTCAGCTGCACATGCGGGCGTACAACGACGGCGATACCATTGTGGTAGAGCCCTGGCGCGCGGCAGCTTTCCCGGTCATCAAAGACCTGACGGTGGACCGCACCTCCTTTGACCGCATTATTCAGGCAGGCGGTTACATTTCCGTAAATACCGGTAACGCGGTAGACGCCAATGCCATTCCTATCGACAAGCACGATGCGGATGCAGCATTCGCGGCAGCAGCCTGTATCGGTTGCGGCGCCTGCGTAGCAGCCTGCAAGAACTCTTCCGCCATGCTGTTCACTTCGGCCAAGGTATCCCAGCTGGCACTGTTGCCCCAGGGACATCCCGAGCGCAAGCAAAGAGCAATGGACATGGTTGCGCAAATGGACAAGGAAGGATTCGGTTCCTGCACCAACACCGGCGCCTGCGAAGCAGAATGCCCGAAAGGCATCTCGCTCACCAATATCGCGCGGCTTAACCGCGAGTTCATGGTGGCCGGCCTCACTTCTGAAGCATAA
- a CDS encoding HdeD family acid-resistance protein, whose amino-acid sequence MIEHLARFWWLFVLRGVMALIFAVVAFIWPAITLSILVVFLGAYLFVDGLFSLVHGFRIIKRDNHWWVLVLEGVLGIAAGLVALFMPGITVVFLVTLIALWSVVTGILEIVLAIRLRKELKNEWMLVLAGVFSLLFGILLFAQPLTGVVVIAWWLGVYALVFGLFLVMAGLRLKKVKS is encoded by the coding sequence ATGATCGAACATCTTGCCAGATTCTGGTGGTTATTCGTCCTCCGTGGCGTTATGGCGTTGATATTTGCCGTTGTGGCATTCATCTGGCCGGCCATTACCCTGTCCATCCTCGTGGTTTTCCTGGGGGCTTATCTCTTTGTGGACGGGTTGTTTTCACTGGTGCACGGCTTCCGGATCATTAAAAGGGACAATCATTGGTGGGTGCTGGTGCTGGAGGGGGTGCTGGGCATAGCGGCCGGGCTGGTGGCCTTGTTCATGCCGGGCATTACGGTTGTTTTCCTGGTGACGCTGATCGCGTTATGGTCCGTGGTCACGGGGATACTGGAGATCGTACTGGCGATCCGTTTGCGGAAAGAGCTGAAGAACGAGTGGATGCTGGTGCTGGCAGGGGTATTTTCGCTGCTTTTCGGCATACTGTTGTTTGCACAGCCACTGACCGGCGTTGTGGTGATCGCCTGGTGGCTGGGTGTGTACGCGCTCGTATTCGGGCTTTTTCTCGTGATGGCGGGGCTGCGGCTGAAGAAGGTGAAAAGCTGA